The following coding sequences are from one Lolium rigidum isolate FL_2022 chromosome 6, APGP_CSIRO_Lrig_0.1, whole genome shotgun sequence window:
- the LOC124667643 gene encoding flavonoid 3'-monooxygenase CYP75B3-like, producing MDHQDVLLLLCSLAALAAASIWFLCRGSSSGKKLSKLPLPPGPRGWPVLGNLPQVGAKPHHTMAALSQQFGPLFRLRFGVAEVVVAASAKVASQFLRAHDANFSDRPPNSGAEHVAYNYQDLVFAPYGSRWRALRKLCALHLFSAKALDALRAVREAEVALMVKQLKESAPAGVAVGQEANVCATNALARAAVGRRVFGGSAGGGAREFKDMVVELMQLAGVFNIGDFVPALRWLDPQGVVARMKRLHRRYDAMMDGFISERDQRHNQAAADGEGKDLLSVMLGNMRPDGGGGEEEGISFNHTDIKALLLNLFTAGTDTTSSTVEWALAELIRHRDVLIQAQRELDDVVGHDRLVTESDLPRLTFLTAVIKETFRLHPSTPLSLPRVAAEDCEVEGYRIPKGTTLLVNVWAIARDPASWGPDALEFRPARFLSGGLHESVDVKGSDYELIPFGAGRRICAGLSWGLRMVTLMTATLVHAFDWSLIDGLTPEKLDMEEAYGLTLQRAAPLMVRPIPRLLSSAYTV from the exons ATGGATCATCAGGACGTGCTTCTGCTGCTCTGCTCCTTGGCTGCCCTGGCAGCCGCATCCATCTGGTTTCTCTGCCGTGGCAGCAGcagcgggaagaagttgtcgaagctgccgctgccgccggggCCTCGGGGGTGGCCCGTGCTGGGCAACCTGCCGCAGGTGGGCGCCAAGCCGCACCACACCATGGCCGCTCTCTCCCAACAGTTCGGCCCGCTCTTCCGCCTCCGCTTCGGGGTCGCCGAGGTGGTCGTCGCCGCGTCCGCCAAGGTGGCCTCCCAGTTCCTCCGCGCCCACGACGCCAACTTCAGCGACCGCCCGCCCAACTCCGGCGCCGAGCACGTCGCCTACAACTACCAGGACCTCGTCTTCGCCCCCTACGGCTCCCGCTGGCGCGCCCTCCGCAAGCTCTGCGCGCTCCACCTCTTCTCCGCTAAGGCCCTCGACGCCCTCCGCGCCGTCCGCGAAGCTGAGGTTGCGCTGATGGTGAAGCAGCTCAAGGAGTCGGCGCCGGCGGGAGTGGCGGTGGGGCAGGAGGCAAACGTGTGCGCCACCAACGCCCTGGCGCGGGCGGCCGTGGGAAGGCGCGTGTTCGGGGGCAGCGCCGGAGGGGGCGCACGGGAGTTCAAGGACATGGTGGTGGAGCTCATGCAGCTTGCTGGGGTGTTCAACATCGGCGACTTCGTTCCGGCGCTCCGCTGGCTCGACCCGCAGGGCGTTGTGGCCAGGATGAAGCGCCTGCACCGCCGCTATGACGCCATGATGGACGGCTTCATCAGCGAGAGGGACCAGCGTCATAATCAGGCTGCTGCTGACGGGGAAGGGAAGGACCTGCTCAGCGTCATGCTGGGGAACATGCGGCCGGACGGcgggggcggcgaggaggaggggatcAGCTTCAACCACACCGACATCAAAGCTCTTCTCCTA AATCTGTTCACAGCTGGGACCGACACGACCTCTAGCACAGTTGAGTGGGCCCTAGCTGAGCTGATACGACACCGGGACGTCCTCATCCAGGCCCAACGCGAGCTCGATGACGTCGTGGGTCATGACCGCCTGGTAACGGAATCCGACCTACCGCGCctcaccttcctcaccgccgtcattAAGGAGACATTCCGGCTGCATCCGTCGACGCCGCTCTCCCTTCCTCGGGTGGCCGCTGAGGATTGTGAGGTCGAGGGCTACCGCATCCCCAAGGGTACCACCTTACTTGTCAATGTGTGGGCCATCGCACGCGACCCAGCCTCGTGGGGCCCCGACGCGCTGGAGTTCAGGCCCGCCCGCTTCCTCTCCGGCGGGTTGCACGAGAGTGTGGACGTCAAGGGGAGTGACTACGAGCTCATACCGTTCGGGGCTGGACGGAGGATATGTGCAGGTCTTAGTTGGGGCTTGAGGATGGTCACTCTCATGACCGCCACGCTGGTGCATGCATTTGACTGGTCCTTAATCGACGGCCTTACCCCGGAAAAACTCGACATGGAGGAGGCCTATGGTCTCACCCTTCAGCGGGCCGCTCCGTTAATGGTTCGGCCCATTCCTAGGTTGTTATCGTCAGCGTACACCGTCTGA